In a genomic window of Pseudomonas mohnii:
- a CDS encoding putative bifunctional diguanylate cyclase/phosphodiesterase encodes MSTPVEPLRLLLLAEEPAWAALLRECLAPMGSSAVLISAPSWESVSSLFDDNRSAVLLTVPALQPAPGRCCLPTVLLLEHEPLTPPDGVSDWLVREHLDPSMLRRCLRHVRERGVLETTLQRLAEQDPLTGIANRQGFQTLLTARLAENEGRGLALGHLDLDNFRHANDALGHQAGDRLILQVVARLKSQLEAGDQLARLGSDEFALLIDTRRAPQRAEWMAERITEALAEPYWVDGESLLIGSSLGIAHARAQAGADPLMWHAHIAMQQAKSTQGCTFHIFNERINRNARSIADLESELRRALRRDELELHYQPRLNLEDGQIVGLEALVRWRHGERGLLPPSEFVPLAEQSGLIVPLGYWVISRALRDMQALLELGIPPLHMAINLSFRQFQDSQLLSTLSRLIAERGVEAQWLEFELTETAVMRRSDLVKQTMDALGRLGVRFSLDDFGTGFSSFVHLNSLPITLLKIDKSFVGGMEQREENRKLVHAMINLAHNLNLEVVAEGVETSEQLDLLRGFECDQVQGYLISKPLALADLVEYLTFDSSQKAPLEIVS; translated from the coding sequence TTGTCTACGCCTGTCGAACCCTTGCGTTTGCTGCTACTGGCCGAAGAGCCAGCGTGGGCAGCGTTGTTGCGCGAGTGTCTGGCTCCGATGGGGAGCTCGGCCGTGCTCATCAGCGCGCCGAGTTGGGAGTCGGTCAGCAGTCTGTTCGATGACAACCGCAGTGCGGTGTTGTTGACCGTCCCGGCTCTTCAGCCGGCGCCTGGCCGTTGCTGTCTGCCGACGGTGTTGCTGCTTGAACATGAACCGCTGACTCCACCCGACGGTGTGAGTGACTGGCTGGTACGCGAGCATCTCGACCCGAGCATGCTGCGCCGGTGCCTGCGGCATGTGCGTGAGCGTGGCGTGCTGGAAACCACCCTGCAACGACTCGCCGAGCAAGACCCGCTCACCGGCATTGCCAATCGCCAGGGCTTCCAGACCTTGCTGACGGCGCGATTGGCCGAAAACGAAGGGCGAGGCCTGGCGCTGGGTCACCTGGACCTCGATAACTTCCGTCATGCCAACGACGCCCTCGGCCATCAGGCCGGTGACCGGTTGATCCTGCAAGTGGTCGCGCGGCTCAAAAGCCAGCTTGAGGCCGGCGATCAACTGGCACGGCTGGGCAGCGATGAATTCGCGTTGCTGATCGACACCCGCCGCGCGCCTCAACGCGCGGAATGGATGGCCGAGCGCATCACCGAAGCGCTGGCCGAGCCGTATTGGGTCGACGGTGAGAGCCTGCTGATCGGTTCCAGCCTGGGCATTGCCCACGCCCGGGCCCAGGCCGGTGCCGATCCGTTGATGTGGCATGCGCACATCGCCATGCAACAGGCCAAGAGCACTCAGGGCTGTACCTTCCATATCTTCAACGAACGCATCAACCGCAATGCCCGCAGCATCGCCGACCTCGAAAGCGAACTGCGCCGGGCATTGCGCCGCGATGAGCTGGAACTGCATTACCAGCCACGCCTGAACCTTGAGGACGGGCAAATCGTCGGACTCGAGGCGTTGGTGCGCTGGCGCCACGGCGAGCGTGGCTTGCTGCCACCGAGCGAGTTCGTGCCGCTGGCCGAGCAAAGCGGTCTGATCGTGCCGCTGGGTTACTGGGTGATTTCCCGGGCCTTGCGCGACATGCAGGCATTGCTCGAGCTCGGGATACCGCCATTACACATGGCGATCAACCTGTCATTCCGACAGTTTCAAGACAGTCAGTTGCTCTCGACCCTGAGCCGGCTGATTGCCGAACGTGGCGTCGAGGCGCAATGGCTGGAGTTCGAATTGACCGAAACCGCGGTCATGCGCCGCAGCGATCTGGTGAAGCAGACCATGGATGCCCTCGGTCGCCTTGGGGTGCGTTTCTCCCTCGACGATTTCGGCACCGGGTTTTCCTCGTTCGTACACCTCAATAGCCTGCCGATCACCTTGCTGAAGATCGACAAGAGTTTTGTCGGCGGCATGGAGCAACGGGAAGAGAATCGCAAACTGGTCCACGCGATGATCAACCTGGCGCACAACCTCAACCTCGAAGTCGTCGCCGAAGGGGTGGAGACGTCGGAGCAACTGGACTTGTTGCGCGGGTTTGAGTGCGATCAGGTACAGGGTTATCTGATCAGCAAGCCCTTGGCCTTGGCGGATCTGGTGGAGTACCTGACGTTTGACTCCAGTCAGAAGGCGCCGCTGGAAATCGTCAGCTGA
- a CDS encoding NorM family multidrug efflux MATE transporter has product MQHPARIELWAILRLAGPLIASQLAHMLMVLTDTLMMARLSPEALAGGGLGAATYSFVSIFCIGVIAAVGTLVAIRQGAGDILGATRLTQAGLWLAWLMALVAGLLLWNLKPVLLLFGQAEVNVQSAGQFLIFLPFALPGYLSFMALRGFTSAIGRATPVMVISLGGTVANFLLNYALITGMFGLPKLGLMGIGLVTAIVANLMALALALHIRRHPAYDAYPLRHGLLRLNRPYLKELWRLGLPIGGTYAVEVGLFAFAALCMGTMGSTPLAAHQIALQIVSVAFMVPAGISYAITMRIGQHYGAGQLPDARLAGRVGLAFGAAAMLCFAMVFWLLPNQLVGLFLDHNDPAFRDVIHLAVSLLAVAAWFELFDGTQTIAMGCIRGLKDAKTTFLVGLACYWLIGAPAAWWMAFDLQWGPTGVWWGLALGLACSAVSLTLAFEWKMKRMIRRDTTSEQRFGVAQTD; this is encoded by the coding sequence ATGCAGCATCCAGCGCGTATTGAACTCTGGGCCATCCTGCGGCTGGCGGGGCCGTTGATTGCCTCGCAGTTGGCGCACATGTTGATGGTCCTCACCGACACCTTGATGATGGCGCGCCTGAGTCCCGAGGCATTGGCCGGTGGTGGACTCGGCGCGGCGACCTATTCGTTCGTGTCGATTTTTTGCATCGGCGTCATTGCTGCGGTCGGCACCCTGGTGGCGATCCGTCAGGGTGCCGGCGATATCCTCGGCGCGACCCGGTTGACCCAGGCCGGATTGTGGCTGGCGTGGCTGATGGCGCTGGTCGCCGGTTTGCTGCTGTGGAATCTGAAACCGGTGCTGCTGCTGTTCGGCCAGGCTGAGGTCAACGTCCAGTCGGCGGGTCAGTTTCTGATCTTTCTGCCGTTCGCCCTGCCCGGCTACCTAAGCTTCATGGCCCTGCGTGGTTTCACCAGCGCCATCGGCCGGGCCACGCCAGTGATGGTGATCAGCCTGGGCGGTACGGTGGCGAACTTCCTGCTCAACTACGCCCTGATTACCGGCATGTTCGGCCTGCCGAAACTGGGGCTGATGGGTATTGGCCTGGTCACGGCGATTGTCGCCAACCTCATGGCCCTGGCATTGGCGCTGCACATTCGTCGGCATCCGGCTTACGACGCCTATCCGCTACGTCATGGCCTGCTGCGGCTCAACCGGCCGTACCTGAAAGAGCTGTGGCGTCTGGGCCTGCCGATTGGCGGCACCTACGCAGTGGAGGTCGGGTTGTTTGCGTTCGCGGCGCTGTGCATGGGCACCATGGGCAGCACGCCATTGGCAGCACACCAGATCGCCCTGCAGATCGTTTCGGTGGCGTTCATGGTGCCGGCGGGGATTTCCTACGCGATCACCATGCGCATCGGCCAGCACTACGGCGCCGGGCAACTGCCCGATGCACGACTGGCTGGCCGGGTCGGCCTCGCTTTCGGTGCCGCGGCGATGCTGTGTTTTGCAATGGTGTTCTGGCTGTTGCCGAACCAGTTGGTGGGGCTGTTTCTTGACCACAACGACCCGGCGTTTCGCGACGTCATCCACCTGGCGGTGAGCCTGTTGGCGGTGGCGGCGTGGTTCGAGCTGTTCGACGGTACGCAAACCATCGCCATGGGCTGCATTCGTGGCCTCAAGGACGCCAAGACCACGTTCCTGGTTGGTCTGGCTTGCTATTGGCTGATCGGCGCGCCAGCCGCCTGGTGGATGGCGTTCGACTTGCAATGGGGGCCGACGGGCGTCTGGTGGGGCCTGGCGCTGGGCCTGGCGTGCTCGGCGGTGAGTCTGACACTGGCGTTCGAGTGGAAGATGAAGCGCATGATTCGGCGGGACACAACATCAGAGCAGCGCTTCGGGGTTGCTCAGACCGACTGA
- a CDS encoding LysR substrate-binding domain-containing protein gives MSRRLPPLYALRAFEAAARHSSFTRAAEELSITQSAVSRHIRTLEEHFACRLFHRSGRHLQLTESARLLLPGIREGFTALERACNTLRAEDDILRMKAPSTLTMRWLLARLSRFRHLQPGNEVQLTSAWMDIDSVDFNDEPFDCAVLLSNGHFPPDWEASDLFSEELIPVGAPNLPSDQPWDAVRLANTELLHPTPDRRDWRNWLERMGLADQVSLKGGQVFDTLELGMIAAARGYGVSMGDLLMVAEDVAQGRLSLPWPTAVASGERYYLVWPKTRPGGERMRRLSDFLQSEVRAMELPEVEHLS, from the coding sequence ATGTCACGTCGCCTTCCTCCCTTGTATGCCTTGCGCGCATTCGAAGCTGCGGCGCGGCACAGTTCGTTCACGCGAGCGGCTGAAGAACTGTCGATCACCCAGAGTGCGGTCAGCCGGCACATTCGTACGCTCGAAGAGCACTTTGCCTGCCGCCTGTTTCATCGCAGTGGTCGCCATCTGCAACTGACCGAATCGGCTCGCTTGCTGTTGCCGGGCATCCGCGAGGGGTTCACCGCACTGGAGCGTGCCTGTAACACCCTGCGCGCCGAGGACGACATCCTGCGCATGAAAGCCCCGTCGACCCTGACCATGCGCTGGTTGCTGGCGCGCCTGAGTCGCTTCCGCCATTTGCAACCGGGCAACGAGGTGCAATTGACCAGCGCCTGGATGGATATCGATTCGGTGGATTTCAACGACGAGCCATTCGACTGTGCCGTGTTGCTGAGCAATGGGCACTTCCCGCCGGATTGGGAGGCGAGTGACCTGTTTTCCGAGGAACTGATCCCGGTGGGTGCGCCCAACCTGCCGAGCGATCAGCCCTGGGACGCGGTGCGCCTGGCGAACACCGAGTTGCTGCACCCGACACCGGACCGGCGCGACTGGCGTAACTGGCTGGAGCGCATGGGCCTGGCCGATCAAGTGTCACTCAAGGGGGGGCAGGTGTTCGATACGCTGGAGCTGGGCATGATCGCAGCCGCCCGCGGCTACGGCGTGTCCATGGGGGACCTGCTGATGGTGGCAGAGGATGTGGCGCAGGGACGTTTGAGCCTGCCATGGCCGACGGCGGTCGCCAGCGGCGAGCGTTATTACCTGGTCTGGCCGAAAACCCGTCCCGGTGGCGAGCGCATGCGTCGGCTCAGCGATTTCCTGCAAAGTGAAGTCCGGGCCATGGAATTGCCGGAAGTCGAGCACTTGAGCTGA
- a CDS encoding methyl-accepting chemotaxis protein: MPQPRARIASQLGLALAVILVTVISASTLFALRSLNTANLATREEHLASEARLLADQLSTFHGTLRESTQRLAGLFEKRFSAGLSVHPDEPVTVAGTQTPGLHLGSEVLNNNFKEVDEFKQMTAGVATVFVRSGEDFIRVSTSLSKQDGSRAIGTLLDHAHPAYARLIAGQGYVGRALLFDRSYMTQYTPVRDSSGKVIAVLFVGFDYTDAQNAQFENLKRFRIGQTGSLALLDEQNKWLVPIAGVQALDQAVPAVVALVKTPGKGRFWSDKSEDFYSIAVPFEGGPWSVVASMPKTEISAVTWSVGIQLAIGSLLAMLLAVGAAVWLLRSKLAPLGDLVRQAEALGAGDLSVRLSVSSNDEIGQLARAFNQMSQALSTMVEHIRNASMEVNSRAQALSGLSGGAYEGMEQQSGEITSMAGAVEEFSATSLNIADNMGNTQRLAQENAQQTRIGRTSMDEASSSLEHIAGALNSTATVINTLGQRSQEIGGIVGVITSIAEQTNLLALNAAIEAARAGEQGRGFAVVADEVRNLASRTRQATDEISVMIQSIQQETGNAISTMEQGNVLMQEGLSRNANVASALARIDEQSRSAGQQFAAITTATQEQSSTATLLSSNLQSIALANSEQREVVSNLAVTAKELEKLAADLRAEVDRFR, encoded by the coding sequence ATGCCTCAACCTCGTGCCCGGATCGCCTCGCAGTTGGGTCTTGCGCTCGCTGTGATTCTGGTGACTGTCATCAGCGCAAGTACCTTGTTCGCCCTGCGTTCGCTGAACACCGCCAACCTGGCCACCCGCGAAGAGCATCTGGCGAGCGAAGCCCGGTTATTGGCCGATCAGCTGAGCACCTTCCACGGTACGTTGCGTGAAAGCACCCAGCGCCTGGCGGGCCTGTTCGAAAAGCGTTTCAGTGCTGGCCTGAGCGTGCACCCTGATGAGCCGGTAACGGTTGCGGGCACGCAGACCCCAGGGCTGCATCTGGGCAGCGAAGTGCTGAACAACAACTTCAAGGAAGTGGATGAGTTCAAGCAGATGACCGCTGGCGTGGCGACAGTGTTCGTGCGCAGCGGCGAAGACTTTATCCGGGTCAGTACATCCCTGAGCAAACAGGACGGCAGCCGGGCCATCGGCACCCTGCTTGATCATGCTCACCCGGCCTACGCACGCCTGATCGCGGGGCAGGGCTATGTCGGGCGTGCCTTGCTGTTCGATCGCTCCTACATGACGCAATACACCCCGGTACGGGACAGCAGCGGCAAGGTGATTGCCGTGCTGTTCGTGGGCTTCGATTACACCGACGCGCAGAACGCGCAGTTTGAAAACCTCAAGCGTTTCCGCATCGGCCAGACCGGTTCACTGGCACTGTTGGACGAGCAGAACAAATGGCTGGTACCGATTGCCGGTGTGCAAGCGCTGGATCAGGCCGTGCCGGCCGTCGTGGCGCTGGTCAAGACGCCGGGCAAAGGCCGGTTCTGGAGCGACAAGTCCGAAGACTTCTACAGCATCGCCGTGCCGTTTGAAGGCGGGCCGTGGTCGGTGGTGGCGAGCATGCCGAAAACCGAAATCAGCGCCGTGACCTGGAGCGTCGGTATCCAGTTGGCTATTGGCAGTCTGTTGGCGATGTTGCTGGCGGTTGGCGCGGCGGTGTGGCTGTTGCGCAGCAAACTGGCGCCGCTGGGGGATCTGGTGCGCCAGGCCGAAGCCTTGGGCGCCGGTGATTTGAGCGTGCGTCTAAGCGTGTCGAGCAACGATGAAATCGGCCAGTTGGCTCGTGCGTTTAACCAAATGAGTCAAGCGTTGTCGACCATGGTCGAGCACATTCGCAACGCCTCGATGGAGGTCAACAGCCGCGCCCAGGCCTTATCCGGTTTGTCTGGCGGTGCCTATGAAGGGATGGAGCAGCAATCGGGCGAGATCACTAGCATGGCCGGGGCCGTGGAAGAGTTCAGCGCCACCTCCCTGAACATTGCCGACAACATGGGCAACACCCAGCGCCTGGCCCAGGAAAACGCCCAGCAAACCCGGATCGGTCGCACGTCGATGGACGAAGCGTCCTCGTCCCTGGAGCACATCGCCGGTGCACTGAACAGCACCGCGACGGTGATCAACACTTTGGGCCAGCGCTCCCAGGAAATCGGCGGCATCGTTGGCGTCATCACCTCGATCGCCGAACAAACCAACTTGTTGGCGCTTAATGCTGCGATCGAAGCGGCGCGTGCCGGTGAGCAGGGGCGTGGCTTTGCCGTGGTGGCCGATGAGGTGCGCAACCTGGCTTCGCGCACCCGTCAGGCCACGGACGAGATTTCCGTGATGATCCAGAGCATCCAGCAGGAAACAGGCAACGCCATCAGCACCATGGAGCAGGGTAACGTGCTGATGCAGGAAGGCTTGTCGCGCAATGCCAATGTCGCCTCCGCACTGGCGCGTATCGACGAGCAAAGCCGTTCGGCTGGCCAGCAATTCGCCGCGATCACCACGGCGACCCAGGAGCAGAGCAGCACCGCGACCTTGCTCAGCAGTAACTTGCAAAGCATTGCCCTGGCGAATAGCGAGCAGCGTGAAGTGGTGTCGAACCTGGCGGTCACTGCCAAAGAGCTGGAAAAGCTGGCGGCAGACTTGCGTGCCGAGGTTGACCGGTTTCGTTGA
- a CDS encoding YifB family Mg chelatase-like AAA ATPase — MSLSIVHSRAQIGVDAPAVTVEVHLANGLPSLTMVGLPEAAVKESKDRVRSAIINSGLQFPARRITLNLAPADLPKDGGRFDLAIALGILSASVQVPTLTLDDVECLGELALSGAVRAVRGVLPAALAARKAGRSLMVPSANAEEACLASGLKVIAVDHLLQAVAHFNGHTPVEPYVSDGLIHASKPYPDLNEVQGQQAAKRALLIAAAGAHNLLFSGPPGTGKTLLASRLPGLLPPLAESEALEVAAIQSVTSCVPLSHWPQRPFRQPHHSASGPALVGGGSKPQPGEITLAHHGVLFLDELPEFDRKVLEVLREPLESGHIVISRAKDRVRFPARFQLVAAMNPCPCGYLGEPTGRCSCTPDMVQRYRNKLSGPLLDRIDLHLTVAREATALNPTVKPGEDSASAAELVAEARERQQKRQGCANAFLDLPGLRRHCTLSTVDETWLETACERLTLSLRSAHRLLKVARTLADLEQVDGIRREHLAEALQYRPATQ, encoded by the coding sequence ATGTCCCTCTCCATCGTCCACAGCCGCGCCCAGATTGGCGTGGATGCCCCCGCCGTCACCGTCGAAGTCCATCTGGCCAATGGTTTGCCATCGCTGACTATGGTCGGCCTGCCTGAGGCGGCGGTGAAGGAGAGCAAGGATCGGGTGCGCAGTGCGATCATCAATTCGGGGCTGCAGTTTCCGGCGCGGCGCATCACCTTGAATCTGGCACCGGCGGATTTGCCCAAGGATGGCGGACGGTTCGATCTGGCGATTGCCCTGGGGATTCTTTCGGCCAGCGTGCAGGTGCCGACGTTGACGCTCGATGACGTGGAATGTCTGGGTGAACTGGCCCTGTCAGGCGCAGTGCGTGCGGTGCGGGGCGTGTTGCCGGCGGCACTGGCCGCGCGCAAGGCCGGGCGTTCGTTGATGGTGCCGAGCGCGAATGCCGAGGAGGCGTGCCTGGCGTCGGGGTTGAAGGTGATTGCGGTGGATCATCTGCTGCAGGCCGTGGCGCATTTCAATGGACACACGCCGGTAGAACCCTATGTCTCCGATGGATTGATCCACGCCAGCAAACCCTACCCCGACCTGAACGAAGTACAGGGTCAGCAAGCCGCCAAACGGGCGTTGCTGATTGCTGCAGCCGGCGCGCATAACTTGCTGTTCAGCGGACCTCCGGGAACGGGCAAGACGCTTCTGGCGAGTCGCCTGCCAGGGCTGTTGCCGCCCCTGGCCGAGAGCGAAGCACTGGAAGTGGCGGCGATTCAGTCAGTCACCAGTTGCGTCCCGTTGAGTCATTGGCCGCAGCGCCCCTTCCGACAACCGCACCACTCGGCTTCAGGCCCGGCACTCGTGGGTGGCGGCTCGAAACCGCAGCCCGGTGAAATCACCCTCGCCCACCACGGTGTTTTATTTCTCGATGAGCTTCCAGAGTTCGACCGCAAAGTACTGGAGGTTTTGAGGGAGCCTCTGGAGTCGGGCCATATCGTGATTTCCCGAGCGAAGGATCGCGTGCGATTCCCGGCACGTTTTCAGCTGGTGGCGGCAATGAATCCGTGCCCCTGTGGATATCTTGGCGAACCCACTGGCCGCTGCTCCTGCACGCCGGACATGGTTCAGCGCTATCGCAACAAACTGTCCGGGCCCTTGCTGGATCGGATCGATTTGCACCTGACGGTTGCGCGGGAGGCCACGGCGCTGAATCCAACGGTGAAACCCGGAGAGGACAGCGCCAGCGCGGCGGAGCTGGTCGCTGAAGCCCGTGAACGACAGCAAAAGCGTCAAGGGTGCGCCAACGCCTTTCTCGATTTGCCGGGGCTGCGCCGGCACTGCACGTTATCCACAGTCGATGAGACCTGGCTGGAAACGGCCTGTGAAAGGCTGACCCTGTCGCTGCGCTCGGCGCATCGGCTGCTGAAGGTGGCGCGAACCTTGGCGGATCTGGAGCAGGTCGACGGGATCAGGCGTGAGCATCTGGCGGAAGCATTGCAGTATCGGCCGGCGACGCAATAA
- a CDS encoding accessory factor UbiK family protein, which translates to MLAPKDFLDALTGTASRLFSGDTPLPKSEIESQFKALLQSGFSKLDLVSREEFDSQMVVLARTRARLEALETKVAELEAKLNPPSE; encoded by the coding sequence ATGCTCGCGCCCAAAGACTTCCTCGACGCCCTGACGGGCACCGCCTCCCGTCTCTTCAGCGGCGACACCCCATTGCCGAAAAGCGAAATCGAAAGCCAGTTCAAGGCCCTGCTGCAAAGCGGCTTCAGCAAACTGGATCTGGTGAGCCGGGAAGAGTTTGATAGCCAGATGGTCGTGCTGGCGCGGACGCGGGCACGGTTGGAGGCACTTGAGACGAAGGTCGCGGAACTGGAAGCGAAACTGAATCCACCCTCCGAATAA
- the glnK gene encoding P-II family nitrogen regulator: MKLVTAIIKPFKLDDVRESLSEIGVQGITVTEVKGFGRQKGHTELYRGAEYVVDFLPKVKIDVAIDDKDLDRVIEAITKAANTGKIGDGKIFVVNLEQAIRIRTGETDTDAI; encoded by the coding sequence ATGAAGCTAGTCACTGCCATCATCAAGCCGTTCAAGTTGGACGATGTGCGCGAGTCGTTGTCCGAGATCGGCGTGCAGGGCATTACCGTCACTGAAGTCAAAGGCTTCGGTCGGCAGAAGGGTCACACCGAGCTGTATCGTGGCGCGGAGTATGTGGTCGATTTCCTGCCAAAGGTGAAGATTGATGTCGCCATTGACGACAAGGATCTCGACCGGGTTATCGAGGCGATAACCAAGGCCGCCAACACCGGCAAGATCGGTGACGGCAAGATCTTCGTGGTCAATCTGGAACAGGCGATTCGCATCCGTACCGGCGAAACCGATACCGACGCAATCTAA
- a CDS encoding ammonium transporter yields the protein MTLRKFAGLGALLSIVMPGLAMAADPVATPVLNSGDTAWMLTSTALVLFMTIPGLALFYGGMVRSKNILSVMMQCFAITGLISVLWVIYGYSIAFDTTGMEQGVINFNSFFGGMGKAFLAGITPASLTGPAALFPEAVFVTFQMTFAIITPALIVGAFAERMKFSAMLVFMGVWFTLVYAPIAHMVWSGNGGLLWDWGVLDFAGGTVVHINAGVAGLIACLVLGKRKGFPTTPMAPHNLGYTLMGAAMLWVGWFGFNAGSAAAANGTAGMAMLVTQIATAAAALGWMFAEWITHGKPSALGIASGVVAGLVAITPAAGTVGPMGALVIGLAAGVVCFFCATTLKRKLGYDDSLDAFGVHGIGGILGAILTGVFAAPSLGGFGTVTDIAAQVWIQCKGVGFTVIYTAIVTFIILKVLDAVMGLRVTEEEEAVGIDLALHNERGYNL from the coding sequence ATGACTCTGCGTAAATTCGCAGGGCTAGGAGCCCTGTTGTCCATCGTAATGCCCGGCCTGGCCATGGCGGCAGATCCGGTGGCGACTCCAGTCCTCAACTCCGGCGATACCGCCTGGATGTTGACCTCGACAGCCCTCGTGCTGTTCATGACCATTCCCGGCCTCGCGCTGTTCTACGGCGGCATGGTTCGGTCGAAAAACATTCTTTCCGTGATGATGCAGTGCTTCGCCATTACAGGTCTGATCAGCGTCCTGTGGGTCATTTATGGCTACAGCATCGCGTTCGACACCACCGGCATGGAACAAGGCGTCATCAACTTCAACTCGTTCTTTGGCGGCATGGGCAAGGCGTTCCTCGCCGGCATCACCCCTGCCAGCCTGACCGGCCCTGCGGCTCTGTTCCCTGAGGCGGTGTTCGTCACCTTCCAGATGACCTTCGCCATCATCACCCCGGCGCTGATCGTCGGTGCCTTCGCCGAGCGGATGAAATTCTCCGCGATGCTGGTTTTCATGGGCGTCTGGTTCACGCTGGTCTACGCGCCGATCGCGCACATGGTTTGGTCCGGCAACGGCGGCCTGCTGTGGGACTGGGGCGTGCTGGACTTCGCTGGTGGCACCGTGGTGCACATCAACGCCGGTGTGGCCGGTCTGATTGCCTGCCTGGTGCTGGGCAAGCGTAAAGGCTTCCCGACCACCCCAATGGCGCCGCACAACCTTGGCTATACCCTGATGGGTGCGGCGATGCTGTGGGTCGGCTGGTTCGGTTTCAACGCCGGTTCCGCCGCGGCGGCCAACGGCACTGCCGGCATGGCGATGCTGGTGACCCAGATCGCAACCGCCGCTGCTGCATTGGGCTGGATGTTCGCCGAGTGGATCACCCACGGCAAACCAAGCGCACTGGGCATCGCTTCGGGTGTGGTTGCAGGCCTGGTGGCCATTACTCCGGCGGCCGGCACCGTAGGCCCTATGGGCGCTCTGGTGATCGGCCTGGCAGCAGGCGTGGTGTGCTTCTTCTGCGCCACGACCCTGAAACGCAAACTCGGCTATGACGATTCCCTGGACGCCTTCGGCGTGCACGGTATCGGCGGTATCCTCGGTGCAATCCTGACCGGTGTTTTCGCTGCGCCGTCCCTGGGTGGCTTCGGTACCGTCACCGACATCGCCGCACAAGTCTGGATTCAATGCAAAGGCGTGGGCTTCACGGTGATCTACACCGCGATTGTCACCTTCATCATTCTCAAGGTACTGGATGCCGTCATGGGTCTGCGTGTCACCGAGGAAGAAGAAGCCGTCGGTATCGATCTGGCGCTTCACAACGAACGCGGCTACAACTTGTAA
- a CDS encoding secondary thiamine-phosphate synthase enzyme YjbQ: protein MWQQTLITLRARPRGFHLVTDELLAGLPELRACRVGLLHLWLQHTSASLTINENADPAVRRDFERFFNRLIPQGADGYEHNDEGLDDLPAHFKASVLGCQLSLPISAGRLALGTWQGVYLGEHRDHGGARKVLATVHGEGA from the coding sequence ATGTGGCAACAGACTCTGATTACTCTGCGGGCGAGGCCCCGGGGCTTTCATCTGGTAACGGACGAGTTACTCGCCGGCTTGCCTGAACTCAGGGCGTGCCGGGTTGGTCTGCTGCATTTGTGGCTACAGCATACCTCGGCGTCGTTGACCATCAACGAGAACGCCGATCCGGCGGTACGTCGCGACTTCGAACGGTTTTTCAATCGTCTGATCCCACAAGGAGCAGACGGCTATGAGCATAACGACGAAGGCCTGGACGACCTCCCGGCGCACTTCAAGGCCAGTGTGCTTGGCTGTCAGCTCAGTCTGCCGATATCGGCAGGCCGATTGGCGTTAGGGACCTGGCAAGGCGTTTATCTGGGCGAGCACCGTGATCACGGCGGTGCTCGTAAAGTCCTCGCCACCGTGCACGGTGAAGGGGCATAA